The following nucleotide sequence is from uncultured Roseateles sp..
GCGGGGACGCGTGGCCATCGCCCTGCTGCCCTCGCTGGCCGCCGGCTGGCTGCCCCAGCTGCTGGCCGAGTTCAGGGCGCTGTATCCGGGCATTGAGCTGGCCGTCAGCGATGTGCTGTCCGAGGCCTGCATCGCCCAGGTGCAGGCCGGCAAGGCCGACTTTGCGTTGGCCGCCACCCGCGCCGAAACGCCCGAGCTCAGTGCCGAGCTGTTCTGCAGCGACGACTTCCATCTGGTCTGCCCGGTCGGTCACCCGCTGCTGACGACCAAGACGCTGCGCCCGGAGGATCTGGCCAAGCATCCCTTCGTCCATCTATCCCGTACCAGCAGCGTGCGCCAGTACCTCGACGCGGCCGTGCATCCGCTGCAGATGAAGACCTTGATGGAGGTCGACCAGCTGGCCACCGTGATGGGCATGGTGCGCGCCGGCCTGGGCATCAGCGTCGTGCCGGCGCTGAGCCTGTTCCACTTTCAGCAAGGCGAGATCGCCACCCGGCCTTTGCCCTGGCAGGGCCTTGAGCGGCGCATCTACCTGGTGCGGCGGCGCGACCGTGGCCTGTCGCTGGCCGCCCAAAGCCTGTACGAGCTGGCGATGGCGCGGCGCCCATTGCCCCAGCCTCCAAAAAAGACGGTGAACAGCGCGAAACGGGGCAGGAGTTGATACCGCAGTATTGAGGATGGCCGAGGTCTTCGAACTAGGGGGTGGCCACCGCAGCGGTGGCTCGGCGGTCGATAATCGGTACGCGTTCTCGACATGCCAAGGACCTCATCATGCAGCCTACCCACCGCGCCGCCGGCTTTTTGTTCGTCTGCAAAGGGGCTCTGGCCCTGGCGCTCGGGGCAGTCGTGTCCTGGGCCGCGGCTGCGCCGCTCGAAATCAGCCGTGTCAGCGTGTACCGGGACGGTGCGCCGGCCGATTGGCTGGTTGGCGGCCATCTGTTGCTGGCCGACAGCTTCGACAACGGTGATCCGCTGGTCGGCCCGAACTTCGTCGGCGGCAATCCGGCGGCCTACACCTTGCAAGGCCTCGACGATCCGGCCCACGCTGCCTTGGCCGCCTCCGAGCACGATGGCTCGGTCTGGCTGGATCCGGGCTACGGCCTGCCCACGCCGAATGCGGCGGGCATTATGGGGCAATCGCTGCGCCTGCGCCTGCTGACCAACACCGTGGACGCCAATGCGGGCTTGCCGCGATCGCGCTCGTTCGCCGCCGCGATCAGCGTGCCATTGAGCACCCTGCCCGCCTTCGGCCAGACCGTCGGCTTCCGGTTCAGCGACAACTTCGGCAACGACAGTGACGTGGTCGAGCTCTACCTGTTCAACAACGGCAATGGCTCGGGTGTGAACTTCCGCAAGCAGGACTTTGTCGCGGCCACCGTCAACCCATTGGGGTCGGCAGCCCTGTCGGCTCCCGCAGGGGCGTTCAGCGTCGTGCTGGCGCTGAGCCACTCGGTCGCCAACACCGACCTGATCTACGGCAGCTTCGGCTATGCGGCGGCAGATGGCACGCTGATCGGCAGCCTGAGCACCTTCGCCACCTCGGTGGCCGCCTTCCACGGCGAAGACCACACCCGGCTGGAGTTGAAGGTCACCCAGGCCGTGCCCGAGCCTGGCAGCTGGGCCTTGATGGCGCTCGGCCTTGCCGGCCTGGCCTGGCGCCGAAGCCGCGGCGCCTGAGCAGCGCCCGTCGTTTCAACGTAGCCCTTTGCCTTGAGCCGAGGCAAAGCGGCCCACGAGCGGCCATGCGCTAGAGTCTGGCCGCATGCAGACACTCAATTTCATCCAGCAGGGCCAAGGGCCTGTCGTCGTGCTGAGCCATGCGCTCGGCTGTGATCTGGCCATGTGGGACGGCGTGGCCGCCGCGCTGCAGGACCGCTACACGGTGCTGCGCTACGACCATCGCGGCCACGGCCACTCGGCAGCGGGCGACGGGGCTTACGACATCGAGGCCCTGGCCGATGATGCGGCCGCGCTGATACGGACCCAGGCCGATGGCCAACCGGTGCACTTCGTCGGCTTGTCCATGGGCGGCATGACGGCCCAGGCCTTAGGCGCGCGCCACCCTGCCCTGGTGCGCAGCCTGGTGATCGCCAACTCGGCCAGCCACTACGACGCGGCGGCGCGCGCGATGTGGCAGGCCCGTATCGACACGGTGCTGTCCCGAGGCGTCGCGGCCATTTCCGACGGCGCCATGCAGCGCTGGTTCACGCCCGAGTTCCGCGCCGATGCCGTGAATGGCGGCGCGGCCCGCGTGGCCCAGCTGCGCGCGGTGCTGGAGGCCACGCCCTCAGCCCCCTATGCCGACGCCTGCGCGGCCGTGGCCCACATCGATCTGGCAGCAGGCAATGCCCGCATCGCCTGCCCGACGCTGGTGATTGCGGGCAGCCGCGACGAAGCGACGCCGCCAGCGATGTCGGAGGCCATCGCCGCGCAAATCCCCGGCGCACGCCTGGCCAGCCTGGATGCCGCCCACCTCAGCGCGGTGGAAAAACCCGCCGAGTTCGCGGCGCTGCTGTCACAGTTCTGGGCGGCAATCTAGGCTTCAGGCGCTTCGTGCAGGAGCGAAGCGAAGGCCCGCGCCGCGGCACTGCGCGAGGCTCCGCGCCGCCACAGGATGCCGGCGTGGCGCACCATGGCCGGCGCAGTCAGTGCAATCGCCTGTAGCTCGGGTGCCTGGCGCGCCGCGCGCTCGGGCACGATGCTGGCCAGGCTGCCGTGGCGGCACAGGCTCAGCAACGACTCGACCGGGTCCATCTCCACCTGCACGTCCGGCTTGATGCCGGCCTGACGCAAGGCCTCGTCGATCTGGCGACGCATGGCAAAGGTGCGCGGCAGCAGGGCCAGTGCCACACCGTCCAAGGCGTTGAGCGCCAGGCTGCGCCGCCCGGCCAGCGCATGGCCTGAGCCCACGACCAGCAGCAGGCGCTCGTCGAACAGGGGCTCGGCCTCGATGTCATCGTGCTCGGCCGGGTAGGAGGCGATGCCCAGATCCAGCTCGCCGTCCAGCAGCTGCTGCTCGATAGGCGCAGCTCGCAGCGAACGCACCTCGACGGCCACGCCCGGATGGGCACGGTTGAAGGCCGCGACAGTCGCCGCCACGCTGTTCAAAAAAGTCGGGAAGGCGCCCACCGTCAGCCGCCCCGAGCGCAGGCCGTCCATCTCGGCCAGGGCCATGCGGCCGGCCTCGACCTCCTTGAGCGCTCGCAGCGCATAGGCTCGGAACTGCTCGCCCGCCTGCGAGAGCTTGAGCCCGCGGCCCAGGCGGTCGAACAGGGTCACGCCCAGCTCCTGCTCCAGCTGACGCAGGCCATGCGACAACGTGGACTGGGTGACGAAGAGGTTCTGCGCCGACTGCGTCAGGTGCTCGGTGCGGGCAATGTCGAGGAAGTAGCGCAGCTGGCGGATTTCCATCAAGCAATGCTATCCGCATTGATCGACATCGTCGAACGGTCAATACCAAATAAATCATTTTTCAGAAAACTGCCGCCGGCCTACTCTTGGTGCCTGCTCACCCCCAACGAGGCCAGAACCCATGACGGCTCCCCATCGGATCGCACGCATCACGACGCGCATCCTGGACATCCCCACGATACGGCCGCACAAGCTGTCCTTTGGCGCCATCAGCCGCCAGAGCCCGGTGATCGTGCAGCTGTGGCTGGACAACGGCGCCTGCGGTTTCGGCGAGGCCGCCACCATAGGCGGGCCGTCGTGGAACGAGGAGTCGCCCGAGAGCATCAAGCATGCGATCGACGCCTACCTGGCCCCGGTGCTGATCGCCCAAGACGGCAGCCACTTCGGCACCGCCCTGGCCCGCATGGACGCCGCCTGCAAGGGCAATGCCTTCGCCAAGAGCGCCGTCGAGATGGCGCTGATCGATGCGGTGGCCCGCAGCCTGAACCTGCCCGCCTGGCAGCTGCTGGGCGGCAAGCGCCACCACAGCCTGCCCCTGGCCTGGACCCTGGCCAGCGGCGACGTGGCCCGTGACCTGGAAGAAGCCCAGCTGCGCCTGCAGCAGCGGCGCCACCGCATCTTCAAGATGAAGATAGGCGCGCGTGCGCCCGAGCAGGACGTCGCCCATGTGAGCCAGATCGCCCGCGGCCTGGCCGGCCAGGCGACCTTGACCGTGGACGTCAACCAGGCCTGGGACACGACCACCGCGCGGCGCTATCTGCCGCAGCTGATAGCTGCCGGCGTCACCTTGATCGAGCAGCCGGTGGCCAAATGGAATGTGGCAGCACTGAAGCTGCTGACGGCCAGCCTCGGCGACCGCGCCGCCATCATGGCCGACGAAACGGTATGTACTCCGCAGGACGCATTTGTGCTGGCCCGCGAACAGGCGGCCCAGGTGTTCTCGCTGAAGGTGGCCAAGCATGGCGGCCTCCTGCGCACCCGCGAGGTGGCCGCGGTGGCCGAGGCCGCCGACATCGCCTGGTACGGCGGCACGATGCTGGAGACCTCGCTGGGCAGCGCCGCCTCGGCCCATGTGTTCTCCACCCTGGGCCCTCAGCACCATGGCTGCGAGCTGTTCGGCCCGCAGCTGCTGGTGGACGACATCGTCGGCACGCGCATGGAGATCAAGGACTTCGAGCTGCAGCTCCCCGACGGCCCCGGCTTCGGCGTCGAGGTTGACCTGCAGCAGCTCGACCGCTTCGACCGCGCCCGCACGGGCCTGACGCCCACCCATATCGATCTCGGCCGCAATGCCGTTTGAAACAGAAGCAAGGAGACAACGATGCTGTTCCTGGTCCGCATGGATGTGAACATCCCCCACGACCTGCCGCCCGAGCAGGCCAACGAGATCAAGG
It contains:
- a CDS encoding LysR substrate-binding domain-containing protein; the encoded protein is MNVSTRQLRAFLALTEQRSFTRAAALSHLSQPAFSALIKALEDDLGQRLFDRSTRHVELSAEGREFELAARRVLAEFDNALEGARDQVARKRGRVAIALLPSLAAGWLPQLLAEFRALYPGIELAVSDVLSEACIAQVQAGKADFALAATRAETPELSAELFCSDDFHLVCPVGHPLLTTKTLRPEDLAKHPFVHLSRTSSVRQYLDAAVHPLQMKTLMEVDQLATVMGMVRAGLGISVVPALSLFHFQQGEIATRPLPWQGLERRIYLVRRRDRGLSLAAQSLYELAMARRPLPQPPKKTVNSAKRGRS
- a CDS encoding PEP-CTERM sorting domain-containing protein, with the translated sequence MQPTHRAAGFLFVCKGALALALGAVVSWAAAAPLEISRVSVYRDGAPADWLVGGHLLLADSFDNGDPLVGPNFVGGNPAAYTLQGLDDPAHAALAASEHDGSVWLDPGYGLPTPNAAGIMGQSLRLRLLTNTVDANAGLPRSRSFAAAISVPLSTLPAFGQTVGFRFSDNFGNDSDVVELYLFNNGNGSGVNFRKQDFVAATVNPLGSAALSAPAGAFSVVLALSHSVANTDLIYGSFGYAAADGTLIGSLSTFATSVAAFHGEDHTRLELKVTQAVPEPGSWALMALGLAGLAWRRSRGA
- a CDS encoding alpha/beta fold hydrolase codes for the protein MQTLNFIQQGQGPVVVLSHALGCDLAMWDGVAAALQDRYTVLRYDHRGHGHSAAGDGAYDIEALADDAAALIRTQADGQPVHFVGLSMGGMTAQALGARHPALVRSLVIANSASHYDAAARAMWQARIDTVLSRGVAAISDGAMQRWFTPEFRADAVNGGAARVAQLRAVLEATPSAPYADACAAVAHIDLAAGNARIACPTLVIAGSRDEATPPAMSEAIAAQIPGARLASLDAAHLSAVEKPAEFAALLSQFWAAI
- a CDS encoding LysR substrate-binding domain-containing protein, producing MEIRQLRYFLDIARTEHLTQSAQNLFVTQSTLSHGLRQLEQELGVTLFDRLGRGLKLSQAGEQFRAYALRALKEVEAGRMALAEMDGLRSGRLTVGAFPTFLNSVAATVAAFNRAHPGVAVEVRSLRAAPIEQQLLDGELDLGIASYPAEHDDIEAEPLFDERLLLVVGSGHALAGRRSLALNALDGVALALLPRTFAMRRQIDEALRQAGIKPDVQVEMDPVESLLSLCRHGSLASIVPERAARQAPELQAIALTAPAMVRHAGILWRRGASRSAAARAFASLLHEAPEA
- a CDS encoding muconate/chloromuconate family cycloisomerase, whose protein sequence is MTAPHRIARITTRILDIPTIRPHKLSFGAISRQSPVIVQLWLDNGACGFGEAATIGGPSWNEESPESIKHAIDAYLAPVLIAQDGSHFGTALARMDAACKGNAFAKSAVEMALIDAVARSLNLPAWQLLGGKRHHSLPLAWTLASGDVARDLEEAQLRLQQRRHRIFKMKIGARAPEQDVAHVSQIARGLAGQATLTVDVNQAWDTTTARRYLPQLIAAGVTLIEQPVAKWNVAALKLLTASLGDRAAIMADETVCTPQDAFVLAREQAAQVFSLKVAKHGGLLRTREVAAVAEAADIAWYGGTMLETSLGSAASAHVFSTLGPQHHGCELFGPQLLVDDIVGTRMEIKDFELQLPDGPGFGVEVDLQQLDRFDRARTGLTPTHIDLGRNAV